Proteins from a single region of Flavobacteriales bacterium:
- a CDS encoding SufE family protein — MDRIEERQKEIIEEFELFDDWMDKYSLIIDLGKELAPLPESDHVDENLIKGCQSKVWLTAQEDGGQVTFLADSDAIITKGLISLLIKVLSEARPEEIVKADLHFIQDIGLHEHLSPTRSNGLASMVQQMKMFALALTAK; from the coding sequence ATGGACCGGATAGAGGAGCGGCAGAAGGAGATCATAGAGGAATTCGAGCTCTTCGATGATTGGATGGATAAGTACAGCCTGATCATCGATCTGGGAAAGGAGTTGGCTCCCTTACCCGAATCAGACCATGTGGATGAGAATCTGATAAAAGGTTGCCAATCCAAAGTGTGGTTGACCGCTCAAGAAGACGGAGGACAAGTCACTTTCTTGGCCGATAGCGATGCCATTATCACCAAAGGGCTCATCTCCTTGCTGATCAAAGTGCTTTCAGAGGCACGGCCAGAGGAGATTGTCAAAGCTGACCTTCATTTCATTCAAGACATAGGCTTACACGAGCATCTATCTCCTACGCGGAGCAACGGACTGGCCTCCATGGTGCAACAGATGAAGATGTTCGCACTGGCTCTGACGGCCAAGTAG
- a CDS encoding CoA transferase subunit B, with amino-acid sequence MLDKNGIAKRIAQELQDGWYVNLGIGIPTLIANHVPEGIHVEFQSENGILGMGPFPYEGEEDADLINAGKQTVTLKPGACLFDSATSFAMIRGRHIQLTVLGAMEVADNGDIANWKIPGKMVKGMGGAMDLVASAENIIVAMMHTNRAGQSKLLSECTLPLTGVNCVKKVVTNLAVMDITEDGFVLRERAPGVSVDQVKMATEGRLVVPDEVPEMQLD; translated from the coding sequence GATGGCTGGTATGTCAATCTGGGTATCGGCATACCTACATTGATCGCCAATCACGTTCCCGAGGGAATCCATGTGGAGTTCCAAAGTGAGAATGGGATCTTGGGCATGGGTCCATTCCCTTATGAGGGTGAAGAAGATGCTGACCTCATCAATGCCGGAAAACAGACCGTGACCCTCAAGCCGGGTGCCTGTCTATTCGACAGTGCTACCAGTTTTGCCATGATCAGAGGACGGCACATCCAACTCACTGTGCTCGGTGCCATGGAGGTGGCCGACAATGGAGATATCGCCAATTGGAAGATTCCTGGCAAAATGGTCAAAGGCATGGGCGGTGCGATGGACCTGGTAGCCAGTGCTGAGAATATCATCGTGGCCATGATGCATACCAATAGGGCCGGTCAATCCAAACTCCTCTCCGAATGCACCTTGCCGCTCACAGGTGTGAACTGTGTGAAAAAAGTGGTCACCAATCTGGCCGTCATGGACATCACTGAAGATGGATTCGTACTCAGAGAACGAGCTCCCGGGGTGAGCGTGGATCAAGTCAAAATGGCCACGGAAGGCCGTCTGGTGGTGCCCGATGAGGTGCCCGAAATGCAATTGGACTGA